The proteins below come from a single Columba livia isolate bColLiv1 breed racing homer chromosome 26, bColLiv1.pat.W.v2, whole genome shotgun sequence genomic window:
- the LOC102088149 gene encoding zinc finger MYM-type protein 4 isoform X2, translated as MAEAKEEGPGPRGRFEDKSDAVFDITEKCGEILDAEMSEDTDHNLTPALDSISYRIQNRTGSENSLLDDDDDDYFLNSGDLAGIPVVGSDNEDDQNFAPKDTLSSAMHDEDHLEEGKRVTEHELDSEKEIQIQNAIQKDLASPFEQGPVFKSMRKDFSITRDNGKETFSAKDKKREGHFQEREKRLEKIPKDMDSRLKSSFLDKAVHNQVEETLRTQLAPQTPETNFRESSYLFSSKESIGQELGNSFARNIRIKEEPLDDEYDKALAPQQGLLDKIKDEPDNSEEYGQQPKTQEGELKISAVFSVSGSPLAPQLSSGFQPAVASSGMSKMLPSVPSTAVRVSCSGCKKILQKGQTAYQRKGSTQLFCSTLCLTGYTAPASRPPASTKKTCSSCSKDILNPKDVITAQFDNTNTSKDFCSQSCLSTYELKRKPVVTIHTNSISTKCSMCQKNAVIRHEVNYQNVVHKLCSDACFSKFRSANNLTMNCCENCGGYCYSGSGQCHVLQIEGQSKKFCSSACVTAYKQSAKITPCTLCKSLRSSAEMVESTNTLGKTELFCSVNCLSAYRVKLVTSTGVQVQCNSCKTSANPQYHLAMSDGSIRNFCSYSCVVAFQNLFNKPTGMNSAVVPLSQGQVIVSIPSGAAVSAGGTTSTVSPSSMSSSAAAGLQRLAAQSQQVTFARPVVKLRCQHCNRLFATKPELLDYKGKMFQFCGKTCCDEYKKRSSVMALCEYCRIEKIMKETVRFSGVDKPFCSEGCKLLYKHDLAKRWGNHCKMCSYCLQTSPKLVQNHFGGKMEEFCSEECMSKFTVLFYQMAKCDGCKRQGKLSESMKWQGEIKHFCNLLCILLFCNQQSVSDPPAPNNTASSSGPPSLRKDSTPVIANVVSLASTPAAQPTVNSNNVLQGAVPTVTAKIIGDASTQTDALKLPPSQPPRLLKNKALLCKPITQTKATSCKPHTQNKECQTEKEEVQPQIVVVPVPVPVFVPVPLHLFTQYTPVPLGMPVPVPVPMLFPTTLDNADKIIETIQDIKEKVPANPFEADLLQMAEMIAEDEEKEKTHSHGGSQTSEHELFLDPKIFEKDQGSTYSGDLESEAVSTPHSWEDELNHYTLRSNALPEPDPELKQFSKGDVEQDLEADFPSDSFDPLSKGLGLQSRSRARRRHRDGFPQPKRRGRKKSVVSVEPRNLMQGSYPGCSVSGMTLKYMYGVNAWKNWVQWKNAQEDQGDLKFSVRPVKLKEDILSCTFAELSFGLCQFIQEVRRPNGEKYDPDSILYLCLGIQQYLFENGRIDNIFTEPYSRFMIELTKLLKIWEPTILPNGYMFSRIEEEHLWECKQLGAYSPIVLLNTLLFFNTKYFQLKNVSEHLKLSFAHVMRRTRTLKYNTKMTYLRFFPPFQKQGVESDKLSVGKRKRGEDEEVPTAVEMAENTDNPLRCPVRLYEFYLSKCSESVKQRSDVFYLQPERSCVPNSPMWYSTLPIDPGTLDIMLTRILMVREVHEELAKVKSEDSDIELSD; from the exons TTCGAAGATAAATCTGATGCGGTATTTgatattacagaaaaat GTGGTGAAATTCTGGATGCAGAAATGTCTGAGGACACTGACCACAACTTAACACCTGCCCTCGACAGCATCTCGTACAGAATACAGAATCGAACAGGATCTGAAAACTCCCTGctggatgatgatgatgatgattatttTCTGAACTCTGGGGATCTTGCGGGCATACCTGTTGTTGGGAGCGACAATGAAGATGATCAAAATTTTGCTCCAAAAGACACTCTTTCTTCAGCAATGCACGATGAAGACCATCTGgaagagggcaagagagttacaGAACATGAACTGgacagtgaaaaagaaattcagattcAGAATGCAATCCAAAAGGATCTTGCTTCACCATTTGAGCAGGGCCCTGTATTTAAATCAATGCGGAAAGATTTTAGCATAACAAGAGATAATGGCAAAGAGACTTTTTCAGCAAAGgacaagaagagagaaggaCATTTTCAAGAACGTGAAAAACGATTGGAAAAAATCCCTAAAGATATGGATTCTAGattgaaaagcagttttcttgACAAAGCAG TTCATAATCAAGTAGAAGAAACATTACGGACGCAGTTAGCGCCACAAACTCCAGAAACTAACTTCAGG GAGTCTAGCTACCTATTTTCTAGTAAGGAATCTATTGGACAAGAGCTGGGGAATTCCTTTGCACGAAATATTAGAATTAAGGAGGAGCCTTTGGATGACGAATATGATAAAGCTTTGGCCCCACAGCAGGGACTGTTAGACAAAATTAAAGATGAACCTGATAATTCCGAG GAGTACGGCCAACAGCCAAAAACTCAGGAAGGGGAGCTGAAAATCAGTGCTGTATTTTCAGTCAGTGGCAGTCCTCTTG cTCCACAGCTGTCATCAGGTTTCCAGCCTGCTGTGGCGTCCTCTGGCATGAGTAAAATGCTTCCCTCAGTTCCAAGCACAGCTGTTCGGGTTTCCTGTTCGGGCTGtaaaaaaatcctgcagaagGGGCAAACCGCATACCAGCGGAAAGGCTCGACCCAGCTCTTCTGCTCCACACTGTGCCTCACTGGATACACCGCTCCAGCCTCCCGCCCACCAGCTTCTACCAAGAAAACCTGCTCAAGCTGCTCAAA AGACATTCTAAATCCAAAGGATGTAATCACTGCCCAGTTTGACAATACAAACACCAGTAAGGATTTCTGCAGCCAGTCTTGTCTGTCTACATATGAACTGAAAAGGAAACCTGTTGTTACTATTCATACTAACAGCATTTCAACCAAGTGCAGCATGTGCCAGAAGAATGCAGTG ATCAGACACGAAGTGAACTACCAGAATGTTGTGCACAAGCTGTGCAGCGATGCCTGCTTCTCCAAGTTCCGCTCGGCTAACAACTTGACCATGAATTGCTGTGAGAATTGCGGAGGGTACTGCTACAGCGGCTCTGGGCAATGCCATGTGCTTCAGATAGAGGGACAGTCAAAAAAGTTCTGCAGTTCAGCGTGTGTGACAGCATACAAGCAG TCAGCTAAAATCACACCTTGCACGCTGTGTAAGTCTTTGAGATCTTCAGCCGAGATGGTAGAGAGCACAAACACCTTGGGAAAAACGGAACTGTTTTGCTCTGTTAACTGCTTGTCAGCGTATAGAGTGAAATTGGTTACTTCTACAG GTGTTCAAGTTCAGTGCAACAGTTGTAAAACTTCAGCAAACCCTCAGTATCACTTGGCTATGTCAGATGGGAGCATACGCAATTTTTGCAGCTACAGTTGCGTAGTAGCTTTTCAG aatTTGTTCAACAAGCCCACAGGAATGAACTCTGCAGTGGTACCACTGTCACAAGGTCAAGTTATTGTCAGCATTCCCTCGGGGGCAGCGGTTTCGGCAGGTGGCACCACCTCCACGGTGTCCCCCAGCTCCATGAGCAGCTCGGCTGCAGCCGGGCTCCAGAGACTGGCTGCCCAGTCCCAACAAGTCACTTTTGCCCGCCCTGTTGTAAAACTCAGGTGTCAGCACTGCAACAGGTTGTTTGCAACCAAACCAGAACTGCTTGACTACAAG GGTAAAATGTTCCAGTTTTGTGGGAAGACCTGCTGCGATGAATATAAGAAGAGGAGCAGTGTCATGGCTTTGTGTGAATACTGCAGAATTGAGAAAATTATGAAGGAGACAGTGCGATTCTCAGGCGTAGATAAGCCGTTCTGTAGTGAAG GTTGTAAACTGCTCTATAAACATGACTTGGCTAAGCGCTGGGGAAACCACTGTAAAATGTGCAGTTACTGTTTACAGACTTCCCCCAAACTGGTCCAGAATcactttgggggaaaaatggaGGAGTTTTGCTCAGAGGAGTGCATGTCTAAATTCACGGTTTTGTTTTACCAG ATGGCGAAGTGTGATGGTTGTAAGAGACAAGGTAAACTCAGTGAGTCCATGAAATGGCAAGGGGAGATCAAGCATTTTTGCAATCTGCTTTGTATTCTGTTGTTCTGTAATCAGCAAAGTGTTTCTGACCCTCCAGCCCCAAACAACACAG CTTCCTCCTCAGGCCCCCCTTCTTTGAGAAAGGACTCAACCCCCGTCATAGCAAACGTGGTGTCCCTTGCGAGCAcccctgctgcccagcccaCGGTTAACTCCAACAATGTTTTACAGG gtGCAGTCCCTACTgtgacagcaaaaataatagGAGAT GCTAGTACTCAGACAGATGCCCTAAAGCTGCCACCATCACAACCCCCCAggcttctgaaaaacaaagcgTTGTTGTGCAAGCCAATCACACAGACTAAGGCCACCTCATGCAAACctcacacacaaaacaaagaatGCCAGACAG aaaaagaagaagttCAACCCCAGATCGTTGTGGTACCTGTTCCTGTACCAGTGTTCGTGCCAGTGCCCCTTCACCTCTTCACCCAGTACACACCAGTTCCACTTGGGATGCCAGTACCT GTACCAGTTCCCATGCTCTTCCCGACTACCTTGGATAATGCTGATAAGATCATTGAAACTATTCAGGATATCAAGGAGAAGGTTCCTGCGAATCCGTTTGAAGCTGATCTCCTTCAGATGGCAGAAATGATTGCAgaagatgaggagaaagaaaaaacacactctCATGGTG gaTCTCAAACATCTGAGCATGAACTCTTCCTGGACCCCAAGATATTTGAGAAAG ACCAAGGCAGTACCTACAGTGGAGATCTTGAATCAGAAGCAGTGTCCACTCCACACAGCTGGGAGGATGAGTTAAATCACTACACCTTGAGGTCGAATGCCCTGCCAGAGCCAGACCCCGAGCTGAAGCAGTTCTCCAAAGGTGACGTGGAACAGGACCTGGAGGCAGATTTTCCATCAG ACTCATTTGACCCTCTCAGTAAAGGACTGGGTTTGCAGTCACGTTCTCGAGCAAGACGGAGACACAGAGATGGCTTCCCACAGCCAAAGAGACGG GGCCGGAAGAAGTCTGTAGTTTCTGTGGAGCCCCGGAATCTGATGCAGGGCTCCTACCCGGGATGCTCTGTTTCTGGGATGACCCTAAAATATATGTATGGGGTAAACGCCTGGAAAAACTGGGTCCAATGGAAAAATGCACAGGAGGACCAAGGGGACCTGAAGTTTTcag TTCGCCCTGTGAAACTGAAGGAGGACATTCTCTCGTGCACTTTTGCTGAGCTGAGTTTTGGCTTGTGCCAGTTTATTCAAGAGGTGCGGAGACCAAATGGAGAGAAATATGATCCTGACAGCATCTTATACTTGTGCCTTGGAATTCAGCAG tACCTGTTTGAGAATGGTAGAATAGATAACATTTTTACCGAGCCCTATTCCAGGTTTATGATTGAACTTACAAAACTTTTGAAAATCTGGGAACCTACAATTCTTCCAAATG GTTATATGTTCTCAAGAATTGAAGAGGAGCACTTGTGGGAGTGTAAACAGCTGGGTGCATATTCCCCTATTGTTCTATTGAACACACTTCTGTTCTTCAACACCAAATACTTCCAACTAAAGAATGTCAGTGAGCACCTGAAACTATCCTTTGCCCATGTTATGAGACGCACCCGAACTCTGAAGTATAATACTAAGATGACATATTTACGTTTTTTCCCACCCTTTCAAAAACAAGGGGTAGAATCGG ATAAATTATCTGTAGGCAAAAGGAAACGCGGTGAAGATGAGGAGGTCCCAACGGCAGTGGAAATGGCTGAAAATACGGATAATCCCCTGCGATGTCCAGTCCGACTCTATGAATTTTACTTATCAAAATG TTCTGAAAGCGTGAAGCAGAGAAGTGACGTGTTTTACCTTCAACCCGAGCGCTCCTGTGTACCCAACAGCCCCATGTGGTATTCCACGTTGCCAATAGACCCGGGAACCTTGGACATCATGTTAACGCGGATTCTTATGGTGAGGGAGGTACACGAAGAACTTGCCAAAGTCAAATCAGAGGACTCTGATATTGAGTTATCAGACTAA
- the LOC102088149 gene encoding zinc finger MYM-type protein 4 isoform X4 encodes MAEAKEEGPGPRGRFEDKSDAVFDITEKCGEILDAEMSEDTDHNLTPALDSISYRIQNRTGSENSLLDDDDDDYFLNSGDLAGIPVVGSDNEDDQNFAPKDTLSSAMHDEDHLEEGKRVTEHELDSEKEIQIQNAIQKDLASPFEQGPVFKSMRKDFSITRDNGKETFSAKDKKREGHFQEREKRLEKIPKDMDSRLKSSFLDKAVHNQVEETLRTQLAPQTPETNFREYGQQPKTQEGELKISAVFSVSGSPLAPQLSSGFQPAVASSGMSKMLPSVPSTAVRVSCSGCKKILQKGQTAYQRKGSTQLFCSTLCLTGYTAPASRPPASTKKTCSSCSKDILNPKDVITAQFDNTNTSKDFCSQSCLSTYELKRKPVVTIHTNSISTKCSMCQKNAVIRHEVNYQNVVHKLCSDACFSKFRSANNLTMNCCENCGGYCYSGSGQCHVLQIEGQSKKFCSSACVTAYKQKSAKITPCTLCKSLRSSAEMVESTNTLGKTELFCSVNCLSAYRVKLVTSTGVQVQCNSCKTSANPQYHLAMSDGSIRNFCSYSCVVAFQNLFNKPTGMNSAVVPLSQGQVIVSIPSGAAVSAGGTTSTVSPSSMSSSAAAGLQRLAAQSQQVTFARPVVKLRCQHCNRLFATKPELLDYKGKMFQFCGKTCCDEYKKRSSVMALCEYCRIEKIMKETVRFSGVDKPFCSEGCKLLYKHDLAKRWGNHCKMCSYCLQTSPKLVQNHFGGKMEEFCSEECMSKFTVLFYQMAKCDGCKRQGKLSESMKWQGEIKHFCNLLCILLFCNQQSVSDPPAPNNTASSSGPPSLRKDSTPVIANVVSLASTPAAQPTVNSNNVLQGAVPTVTAKIIGDASTQTDALKLPPSQPPRLLKNKALLCKPITQTKATSCKPHTQNKECQTEKEEVQPQIVVVPVPVPVFVPVPLHLFTQYTPVPLGMPVPVPVPMLFPTTLDNADKIIETIQDIKEKVPANPFEADLLQMAEMIAEDEEKEKTHSHGGSQTSEHELFLDPKIFEKDQGSTYSGDLESEAVSTPHSWEDELNHYTLRSNALPEPDPELKQFSKGDVEQDLEADFPSDSFDPLSKGLGLQSRSRARRRHRDGFPQPKRRGRKKSVVSVEPRNLMQGSYPGCSVSGMTLKYMYGVNAWKNWVQWKNAQEDQGDLKFSVRPVKLKEDILSCTFAELSFGLCQFIQEVRRPNGEKYDPDSILYLCLGIQQYLFENGRIDNIFTEPYSRFMIELTKLLKIWEPTILPNGYMFSRIEEEHLWECKQLGAYSPIVLLNTLLFFNTKYFQLKNVSEHLKLSFAHVMRRTRTLKYNTKMTYLRFFPPFQKQGVESDKLSVGKRKRGEDEEVPTAVEMAENTDNPLRCPVRLYEFYLSKCSESVKQRSDVFYLQPERSCVPNSPMWYSTLPIDPGTLDIMLTRILMVREVHEELAKVKSEDSDIELSD; translated from the exons TTCGAAGATAAATCTGATGCGGTATTTgatattacagaaaaat GTGGTGAAATTCTGGATGCAGAAATGTCTGAGGACACTGACCACAACTTAACACCTGCCCTCGACAGCATCTCGTACAGAATACAGAATCGAACAGGATCTGAAAACTCCCTGctggatgatgatgatgatgattatttTCTGAACTCTGGGGATCTTGCGGGCATACCTGTTGTTGGGAGCGACAATGAAGATGATCAAAATTTTGCTCCAAAAGACACTCTTTCTTCAGCAATGCACGATGAAGACCATCTGgaagagggcaagagagttacaGAACATGAACTGgacagtgaaaaagaaattcagattcAGAATGCAATCCAAAAGGATCTTGCTTCACCATTTGAGCAGGGCCCTGTATTTAAATCAATGCGGAAAGATTTTAGCATAACAAGAGATAATGGCAAAGAGACTTTTTCAGCAAAGgacaagaagagagaaggaCATTTTCAAGAACGTGAAAAACGATTGGAAAAAATCCCTAAAGATATGGATTCTAGattgaaaagcagttttcttgACAAAGCAG TTCATAATCAAGTAGAAGAAACATTACGGACGCAGTTAGCGCCACAAACTCCAGAAACTAACTTCAGG GAGTACGGCCAACAGCCAAAAACTCAGGAAGGGGAGCTGAAAATCAGTGCTGTATTTTCAGTCAGTGGCAGTCCTCTTG cTCCACAGCTGTCATCAGGTTTCCAGCCTGCTGTGGCGTCCTCTGGCATGAGTAAAATGCTTCCCTCAGTTCCAAGCACAGCTGTTCGGGTTTCCTGTTCGGGCTGtaaaaaaatcctgcagaagGGGCAAACCGCATACCAGCGGAAAGGCTCGACCCAGCTCTTCTGCTCCACACTGTGCCTCACTGGATACACCGCTCCAGCCTCCCGCCCACCAGCTTCTACCAAGAAAACCTGCTCAAGCTGCTCAAA AGACATTCTAAATCCAAAGGATGTAATCACTGCCCAGTTTGACAATACAAACACCAGTAAGGATTTCTGCAGCCAGTCTTGTCTGTCTACATATGAACTGAAAAGGAAACCTGTTGTTACTATTCATACTAACAGCATTTCAACCAAGTGCAGCATGTGCCAGAAGAATGCAGTG ATCAGACACGAAGTGAACTACCAGAATGTTGTGCACAAGCTGTGCAGCGATGCCTGCTTCTCCAAGTTCCGCTCGGCTAACAACTTGACCATGAATTGCTGTGAGAATTGCGGAGGGTACTGCTACAGCGGCTCTGGGCAATGCCATGTGCTTCAGATAGAGGGACAGTCAAAAAAGTTCTGCAGTTCAGCGTGTGTGACAGCATACAAGCAG AAGTCAGCTAAAATCACACCTTGCACGCTGTGTAAGTCTTTGAGATCTTCAGCCGAGATGGTAGAGAGCACAAACACCTTGGGAAAAACGGAACTGTTTTGCTCTGTTAACTGCTTGTCAGCGTATAGAGTGAAATTGGTTACTTCTACAG GTGTTCAAGTTCAGTGCAACAGTTGTAAAACTTCAGCAAACCCTCAGTATCACTTGGCTATGTCAGATGGGAGCATACGCAATTTTTGCAGCTACAGTTGCGTAGTAGCTTTTCAG aatTTGTTCAACAAGCCCACAGGAATGAACTCTGCAGTGGTACCACTGTCACAAGGTCAAGTTATTGTCAGCATTCCCTCGGGGGCAGCGGTTTCGGCAGGTGGCACCACCTCCACGGTGTCCCCCAGCTCCATGAGCAGCTCGGCTGCAGCCGGGCTCCAGAGACTGGCTGCCCAGTCCCAACAAGTCACTTTTGCCCGCCCTGTTGTAAAACTCAGGTGTCAGCACTGCAACAGGTTGTTTGCAACCAAACCAGAACTGCTTGACTACAAG GGTAAAATGTTCCAGTTTTGTGGGAAGACCTGCTGCGATGAATATAAGAAGAGGAGCAGTGTCATGGCTTTGTGTGAATACTGCAGAATTGAGAAAATTATGAAGGAGACAGTGCGATTCTCAGGCGTAGATAAGCCGTTCTGTAGTGAAG GTTGTAAACTGCTCTATAAACATGACTTGGCTAAGCGCTGGGGAAACCACTGTAAAATGTGCAGTTACTGTTTACAGACTTCCCCCAAACTGGTCCAGAATcactttgggggaaaaatggaGGAGTTTTGCTCAGAGGAGTGCATGTCTAAATTCACGGTTTTGTTTTACCAG ATGGCGAAGTGTGATGGTTGTAAGAGACAAGGTAAACTCAGTGAGTCCATGAAATGGCAAGGGGAGATCAAGCATTTTTGCAATCTGCTTTGTATTCTGTTGTTCTGTAATCAGCAAAGTGTTTCTGACCCTCCAGCCCCAAACAACACAG CTTCCTCCTCAGGCCCCCCTTCTTTGAGAAAGGACTCAACCCCCGTCATAGCAAACGTGGTGTCCCTTGCGAGCAcccctgctgcccagcccaCGGTTAACTCCAACAATGTTTTACAGG gtGCAGTCCCTACTgtgacagcaaaaataatagGAGAT GCTAGTACTCAGACAGATGCCCTAAAGCTGCCACCATCACAACCCCCCAggcttctgaaaaacaaagcgTTGTTGTGCAAGCCAATCACACAGACTAAGGCCACCTCATGCAAACctcacacacaaaacaaagaatGCCAGACAG aaaaagaagaagttCAACCCCAGATCGTTGTGGTACCTGTTCCTGTACCAGTGTTCGTGCCAGTGCCCCTTCACCTCTTCACCCAGTACACACCAGTTCCACTTGGGATGCCAGTACCT GTACCAGTTCCCATGCTCTTCCCGACTACCTTGGATAATGCTGATAAGATCATTGAAACTATTCAGGATATCAAGGAGAAGGTTCCTGCGAATCCGTTTGAAGCTGATCTCCTTCAGATGGCAGAAATGATTGCAgaagatgaggagaaagaaaaaacacactctCATGGTG gaTCTCAAACATCTGAGCATGAACTCTTCCTGGACCCCAAGATATTTGAGAAAG ACCAAGGCAGTACCTACAGTGGAGATCTTGAATCAGAAGCAGTGTCCACTCCACACAGCTGGGAGGATGAGTTAAATCACTACACCTTGAGGTCGAATGCCCTGCCAGAGCCAGACCCCGAGCTGAAGCAGTTCTCCAAAGGTGACGTGGAACAGGACCTGGAGGCAGATTTTCCATCAG ACTCATTTGACCCTCTCAGTAAAGGACTGGGTTTGCAGTCACGTTCTCGAGCAAGACGGAGACACAGAGATGGCTTCCCACAGCCAAAGAGACGG GGCCGGAAGAAGTCTGTAGTTTCTGTGGAGCCCCGGAATCTGATGCAGGGCTCCTACCCGGGATGCTCTGTTTCTGGGATGACCCTAAAATATATGTATGGGGTAAACGCCTGGAAAAACTGGGTCCAATGGAAAAATGCACAGGAGGACCAAGGGGACCTGAAGTTTTcag TTCGCCCTGTGAAACTGAAGGAGGACATTCTCTCGTGCACTTTTGCTGAGCTGAGTTTTGGCTTGTGCCAGTTTATTCAAGAGGTGCGGAGACCAAATGGAGAGAAATATGATCCTGACAGCATCTTATACTTGTGCCTTGGAATTCAGCAG tACCTGTTTGAGAATGGTAGAATAGATAACATTTTTACCGAGCCCTATTCCAGGTTTATGATTGAACTTACAAAACTTTTGAAAATCTGGGAACCTACAATTCTTCCAAATG GTTATATGTTCTCAAGAATTGAAGAGGAGCACTTGTGGGAGTGTAAACAGCTGGGTGCATATTCCCCTATTGTTCTATTGAACACACTTCTGTTCTTCAACACCAAATACTTCCAACTAAAGAATGTCAGTGAGCACCTGAAACTATCCTTTGCCCATGTTATGAGACGCACCCGAACTCTGAAGTATAATACTAAGATGACATATTTACGTTTTTTCCCACCCTTTCAAAAACAAGGGGTAGAATCGG ATAAATTATCTGTAGGCAAAAGGAAACGCGGTGAAGATGAGGAGGTCCCAACGGCAGTGGAAATGGCTGAAAATACGGATAATCCCCTGCGATGTCCAGTCCGACTCTATGAATTTTACTTATCAAAATG TTCTGAAAGCGTGAAGCAGAGAAGTGACGTGTTTTACCTTCAACCCGAGCGCTCCTGTGTACCCAACAGCCCCATGTGGTATTCCACGTTGCCAATAGACCCGGGAACCTTGGACATCATGTTAACGCGGATTCTTATGGTGAGGGAGGTACACGAAGAACTTGCCAAAGTCAAATCAGAGGACTCTGATATTGAGTTATCAGACTAA